In a genomic window of Croceibacterium sp. TMG7-5b_MA50:
- a CDS encoding pseudouridine synthase: MAEQEQDRAGERIAKLLARAGVASRREIERMIADGRIALDGVLLTTPATVLPSLRGITVDGQPVAEPERTRLFRFHKPAGLLTAERDPAGRPTIYNALRNALPEGTGRLMPIGRLDLNTEGLLLMTNDGAFKRLLELPANGVPRTYRARTFGEISQTQLEGLIEGITVDGVRYGRIDANLERRTGRNQWIELTLSEGKNREVRRVLEHLGLQVSRLLRTAYGPFPLGDLPRGGADEVPREMVERFAGGIRKAAGRAAPKDGAAQRAQTGGRRSTGANSMRSAPPRGRRS; encoded by the coding sequence ATGGCCGAACAGGAACAGGATCGCGCGGGCGAACGGATCGCCAAGCTGCTGGCGCGCGCAGGCGTAGCCAGCCGCCGGGAAATTGAGCGAATGATCGCCGACGGGCGCATCGCGCTTGATGGCGTGTTGCTGACGACGCCCGCGACGGTGCTGCCATCCCTGCGCGGCATCACCGTGGATGGGCAGCCCGTGGCGGAGCCCGAACGCACCCGGCTCTTCCGTTTTCACAAGCCCGCCGGGTTGCTGACGGCGGAGCGGGACCCGGCCGGCCGACCGACGATCTACAACGCCCTGCGCAATGCCCTGCCGGAGGGGACCGGACGGCTGATGCCGATCGGCCGGTTGGACCTCAATACCGAAGGGCTACTGCTGATGACCAATGACGGCGCGTTCAAGCGTTTGCTTGAACTGCCCGCCAATGGTGTGCCGCGCACCTATCGGGCGCGTACTTTCGGAGAGATCAGCCAGACGCAGCTTGAAGGTCTGATCGAAGGCATCACGGTGGATGGAGTGCGGTACGGCCGGATCGACGCCAATCTTGAGCGGCGCACGGGTCGCAACCAGTGGATTGAGCTGACTTTGAGCGAGGGCAAGAACCGGGAAGTGCGCCGCGTGCTGGAGCACCTGGGCTTGCAGGTCAGTCGTCTGCTACGCACCGCCTATGGCCCATTCCCGCTAGGTGACCTGCCGCGCGGCGGCGCCGACGAGGTGCCGCGGGAGATGGTGGAACGCTTCGCCGGCGGAATCCGCAAGGCTGCCGGCAGGGCTGCGCCGAAAGATGGCGCGGCGCAGCGGGCTCAAACCGGGGGACGCCGATCGACGGGTGCAAACTCGATGCGATCCGCACCGCCGCGTGGCCGGCGGTCATGA
- the rsmD gene encoding 16S rRNA (guanine(966)-N(2))-methyltransferase RsmD, translating to MRIVAGEWRRHPLRAPAGDATRPTADRTRETLFSMLASRLGSFDGLAVADLFAGSGALGLEALSRGAASCLFVEQDAAALRVLRANIASLRAQARCNVHAGSATQIGPARQMLDLVLLDPPYGSGTGGVALDRMIRLGWIGPASWIALEVGAKEDARLPAFTIDAERKVGAARLVLARPNLD from the coding sequence ATGAGGATCGTCGCTGGCGAATGGCGGCGCCATCCATTGCGTGCGCCGGCAGGCGACGCGACACGGCCGACGGCGGATCGTACGCGTGAAACGCTGTTCTCCATGCTTGCGAGCCGCCTGGGCAGCTTCGATGGACTGGCAGTGGCGGATCTGTTCGCTGGGTCAGGCGCCCTGGGACTGGAAGCTTTGTCTCGCGGAGCGGCCAGTTGCCTGTTCGTGGAGCAGGACGCCGCCGCGTTGCGGGTGCTGCGGGCCAACATCGCGTCCTTGCGTGCGCAGGCGCGATGCAACGTGCATGCGGGCTCGGCAACGCAAATCGGTCCTGCGCGGCAGATGCTCGATCTGGTGCTGCTTGATCCGCCTTACGGCAGTGGAACAGGTGGTGTTGCGCTCGACCGAATGATCCGACTTGGCTGGATCGGGCCCGCTAGTTGGATTGCGCTGGAGGTCGGCGCGAAGGAAGACGCGCGCCTGCCAGCCTTCACCATCGATGCCGAACGCAAGGTTGGTGCAGCGCGCCTGGTGCTGGCGCGCCCCAACTTAGACTAG
- a CDS encoding UvrD-helicase domain-containing protein, producing MPDDAPPWLTGLNTPQRQAVLTTEGPVLMLAGAGTGKTAALTARLAWLVGTRRAWPSEILCVTFTNKAAREMRHRVGTLIGDAVEGMPWLGTFHSICARMLRRHAELAGLQPNFTIIDTDDQLRLLKQLIVEHNVDEKRWPARQLAGLIDRWKNRGLNPDQLDAVENEAWVNGKGTQFYTLYQARLQALNACDFGDLLLHMLNILRQHRDVLEQYQRRFKYVMVDEYQDTNAVQYLWLRLLAQDRRNICVVGDDDQSIYSWRGAEVANILRFEKDFPGAAVIRLEQNYRSTPEILAAASGLIAANSERLGKTLWTEAGGGDKVRVIGVWDAAEEARRVGEEIERLEREGAPLDRVAILVRAQYQTREFEDRFVQIGLNYRIVGGFRFYDRAEIRDALAYLRVIAQPSDDLAFERIHNQPKRGIGAKTLEKMHSHARRTGLPLAAATRELADSDELPARAAATIGGLMRDFLRWRDMSDTVTPAELLRTVLDQSGYDAMLKAERSAESAGRAENLIELARAMEEYETLGDFLEHVSLVMDNERADETEKVTIMTIHAAKGLEFDNVFLPGWEEGVFPSQRALDEGGLASLEEERRLAYVAITRARRRCTILHAANRRIYGQWTSSIPSRFVGELPAAHVAVETTMTGGASLWRANWTETEDPFAHLAQSAPDRVQQRGPGWQRALATGYETVATRVRESTRSAASFAAKPRGDVAVGARVFHEKFGYGAVLSQDGNKLEIEFETSGRKRVIDSFIKLA from the coding sequence ATGCCGGACGATGCGCCACCCTGGTTGACAGGATTGAACACGCCGCAGCGACAGGCCGTGCTTACCACCGAAGGACCGGTGCTGATGCTGGCCGGTGCCGGTACAGGCAAGACCGCGGCGCTTACGGCACGGCTTGCATGGCTGGTGGGCACAAGGCGTGCATGGCCGAGCGAGATTCTGTGTGTGACCTTCACCAACAAGGCCGCGCGCGAGATGCGCCACCGAGTCGGGACGCTGATCGGCGACGCGGTGGAAGGCATGCCGTGGCTTGGCACATTCCATTCGATCTGCGCGCGCATGCTGCGCCGGCATGCCGAGCTGGCGGGACTGCAGCCCAACTTCACAATCATCGACACCGACGACCAGCTGCGCCTGCTCAAGCAGCTGATCGTCGAGCACAATGTGGACGAGAAGCGCTGGCCTGCGCGGCAGCTCGCCGGACTGATCGACCGATGGAAGAACCGCGGCCTCAACCCCGATCAGCTCGACGCCGTGGAGAACGAGGCGTGGGTGAATGGCAAGGGCACGCAGTTCTACACCCTGTACCAGGCGCGCTTACAGGCGTTGAACGCGTGCGATTTCGGCGACCTGCTGCTGCACATGCTGAACATCCTGCGGCAGCACCGCGACGTGTTGGAACAGTATCAGCGCCGATTCAAATACGTTATGGTGGACGAATACCAAGACACCAACGCCGTCCAGTACCTGTGGCTGAGGTTGCTGGCGCAGGATCGGCGTAACATCTGCGTGGTTGGGGACGATGATCAGTCGATCTATTCCTGGCGCGGGGCGGAAGTCGCCAACATACTGCGGTTTGAGAAGGACTTTCCCGGCGCCGCAGTTATCCGCCTGGAACAGAATTATCGGTCCACCCCCGAAATCCTGGCGGCGGCATCAGGCCTGATCGCCGCCAACAGCGAGCGGCTGGGCAAGACCTTGTGGACCGAGGCCGGTGGCGGCGACAAGGTGCGGGTGATCGGCGTGTGGGACGCTGCCGAGGAGGCGCGCCGCGTTGGTGAGGAGATCGAGCGGCTGGAGCGTGAGGGTGCGCCGCTGGACCGCGTGGCCATTCTGGTGCGGGCGCAATACCAGACGCGGGAGTTCGAGGATCGTTTCGTCCAGATCGGTCTCAATTACCGCATCGTAGGCGGCTTCCGCTTCTACGATCGGGCGGAGATCAGGGACGCACTGGCTTATCTACGGGTGATCGCACAGCCGAGTGACGACCTCGCTTTCGAGCGCATCCATAACCAGCCCAAGCGCGGAATTGGCGCCAAGACGCTGGAAAAGATGCACAGCCACGCGCGCCGCACCGGACTGCCGCTTGCGGCGGCAACGCGAGAACTCGCAGACAGCGACGAGTTGCCGGCCCGTGCCGCGGCGACGATCGGTGGGCTGATGCGCGATTTCCTGCGCTGGAGGGATATGTCCGACACGGTCACACCGGCCGAGCTCCTCCGCACGGTGCTGGACCAGTCCGGCTATGACGCGATGTTGAAGGCGGAGCGTTCCGCCGAAAGCGCCGGCCGGGCGGAGAACCTGATTGAGCTGGCACGGGCCATGGAGGAATACGAGACTCTCGGCGACTTCCTGGAGCATGTCAGCCTCGTCATGGATAACGAGCGGGCGGACGAGACCGAGAAGGTCACCATCATGACCATCCATGCCGCCAAGGGGCTGGAGTTCGATAACGTCTTCCTACCCGGCTGGGAGGAAGGCGTGTTCCCCAGCCAGCGCGCTTTGGATGAAGGCGGACTCGCCAGCCTGGAGGAGGAGCGCCGCTTGGCCTATGTCGCAATCACCCGGGCGCGGCGCCGCTGTACCATCCTACACGCGGCGAACCGACGCATCTACGGCCAATGGACCAGTTCAATCCCCAGTCGCTTCGTGGGAGAACTGCCGGCGGCGCATGTGGCGGTGGAAACGACGATGACCGGTGGGGCATCGCTCTGGCGGGCCAACTGGACGGAAACGGAAGACCCGTTCGCCCATCTGGCGCAGAGCGCGCCCGACCGGGTGCAGCAGCGCGGGCCCGGGTGGCAGCGCGCGCTTGCGACCGGTTACGAAACGGTGGCGACGCGGGTACGAGAAAGCACCCGCTCAGCCGCCAGTTTCGCCGCGAAGCCGCGCGGCGACGTTGCTGTCGGCGCGCGAGTGTTCCACGAGAAGTTTGGTTACGGCGCCGTGCTGTCGCAAGACGGCAACAAGCTGGAGATCGAATTCGAAACCAGTGGCCGCAAGCGGGTGATCGACAGCTTCATCAAGTTGGCATGA
- a CDS encoding DUF4019 domain-containing protein: MTTLARQKTLTALSEKEKETLRLIVRGHDAKSIARDLDISVHTINERLRGARRKLEVSSSREAARLLPEAESVNLPAMPKTHGHTPIAADDIRIAPDHLPASIDDAAGRADRSTRTFLGVALMIVALGLLALTTLPQTAAPTDTAATPAIVQSPRDPAIVDAALRFLQLVDTGRWNDSYEATGAAFRELNTADIWATTSERVRTPLGRVISRTFLSQENLPAPPAGYEVVKFTAQFTNSDSPSVETMTLDRENGRWYVVGVTIG; encoded by the coding sequence ATGACAACACTCGCGCGACAGAAAACGCTGACCGCACTGAGCGAGAAGGAGAAGGAAACCCTTCGCCTGATCGTTCGCGGGCACGATGCAAAGTCGATCGCGCGAGATCTCGACATATCGGTTCACACGATTAACGAGCGTCTGCGCGGTGCGCGGCGCAAGCTGGAAGTGTCCAGCAGCCGCGAGGCGGCGCGCTTGCTTCCAGAGGCGGAGAGCGTCAATCTTCCGGCGATGCCCAAAACCCATGGGCACACGCCAATAGCAGCAGACGATATCAGGATCGCACCCGATCATCTGCCCGCGTCGATCGACGACGCAGCAGGGAGAGCTGACCGCTCAACTCGGACCTTCCTTGGAGTAGCCCTCATGATTGTTGCCCTCGGCCTGCTGGCGCTTACCACCCTGCCACAAACCGCTGCCCCCACCGACACCGCCGCAACGCCTGCTATCGTGCAGTCGCCCCGCGATCCGGCCATCGTCGATGCAGCCCTCCGCTTTCTCCAGCTGGTCGATACCGGTCGTTGGAACGACAGCTACGAGGCGACTGGTGCTGCCTTCCGAGAGCTAAATACGGCAGACATATGGGCCACGACATCGGAACGGGTCCGTACGCCGCTGGGTCGCGTAATCTCACGCACCTTCCTCAGTCAGGAAAACCTGCCTGCCCCGCCCGCCGGTTACGAAGTGGTCAAGTTCACCGCCCAGTTCACCAATAGCGATAGCCCATCCGTCGAAACGATGACGCTCGACCGAGAGAACGGCCGCTGGTATGTGGTTGGCGTTACGATCGGCTGA
- a CDS encoding DEAD/DEAH box helicase: MTFADLGLSDQLLRAVEAAGYTEPTPIQAQAIPQVHMMKDLIAVAQTGTGKTASFVLPMIDILSHGRRRARMPRSLILEPTRELAMQVAENFEKYGKNHDLKLALLIGGVQMGDQVKALDEGVDVLIATPGRLMDLFERGKILLTGCELLVIDEADRMLDMGFIPDIEFICEKLPGTRQTLLFSATMPGPIKKLADRFLSNPKYIEVARPATANVNITQFKVPVTTRRKRDTLRQLLRSEDVQTGIIFANRKTTVRELNKSLRRDGFASGEIHGDMDQPSRMAELDLFKRGKINLLVASDVAARGLDIKGVSHVFNFDTPWHPDDYVHRIGRTGRAGAKGRAFTFVADEDAEAIANVEKLTGMQIPVYALEDAEAIPAIDQEIAAPKQRVERTAPAEQSRRSEPRGRRLREDEPRRADLREDRPARPLEEREPRRREYPVEPPSAPGEWNGPVPGFLAVSAL; this comes from the coding sequence ATGACCTTTGCCGATCTCGGCCTTTCCGATCAGTTGCTGCGCGCAGTGGAGGCGGCCGGCTATACAGAGCCGACGCCGATCCAGGCGCAGGCGATTCCGCAGGTCCATATGATGAAGGACCTGATCGCCGTTGCACAGACCGGCACGGGCAAGACCGCCAGCTTCGTGCTGCCGATGATCGACATCCTCAGCCATGGTCGGCGCCGCGCACGCATGCCGCGGTCGCTGATCTTGGAGCCGACGCGGGAATTGGCGATGCAGGTCGCCGAAAATTTCGAGAAGTACGGCAAGAACCACGATCTGAAGCTCGCGCTGCTGATCGGCGGCGTGCAGATGGGCGATCAGGTCAAGGCACTGGACGAAGGCGTCGACGTGCTGATCGCCACGCCGGGGCGGCTCATGGACCTGTTCGAACGCGGCAAGATCCTGCTGACAGGATGCGAGCTGCTGGTGATCGACGAGGCGGACCGCATGCTCGACATGGGGTTCATCCCCGATATCGAGTTCATCTGCGAGAAGCTGCCTGGCACCCGCCAGACACTGCTGTTCAGCGCGACCATGCCTGGTCCGATCAAGAAGCTCGCCGACCGCTTCCTGAGCAATCCAAAGTATATCGAGGTCGCTCGCCCCGCGACTGCCAATGTCAACATCACCCAGTTCAAGGTGCCGGTTACCACCCGCCGCAAGCGCGACACGCTGCGCCAGCTGCTGCGGAGCGAGGATGTCCAGACCGGCATTATCTTCGCCAATCGCAAGACCACCGTACGCGAATTGAACAAGAGCCTGCGACGGGATGGCTTCGCCAGTGGGGAGATTCATGGCGACATGGACCAGCCCAGCCGGATGGCGGAGCTCGACCTGTTCAAGCGGGGCAAGATCAACCTGCTGGTGGCAAGTGACGTTGCGGCCCGCGGGCTCGACATCAAGGGCGTAAGCCACGTCTTCAACTTCGATACGCCATGGCATCCGGATGATTATGTCCACCGCATCGGCCGAACGGGCCGTGCAGGTGCCAAGGGCCGTGCCTTCACCTTCGTCGCGGACGAGGATGCGGAGGCGATCGCCAATGTCGAAAAGCTGACCGGCATGCAGATACCAGTCTACGCGCTGGAGGATGCTGAAGCCATCCCAGCAATCGACCAGGAGATTGCAGCACCCAAGCAGCGCGTGGAACGGACAGCGCCGGCCGAACAGTCCCGACGGTCCGAGCCGCGCGGGCGCCGTCTGCGCGAAGATGAACCGCGTCGCGCCGACCTCCGGGAAGATCGCCCCGCCCGCCCGCTTGAGGAACGGGAACCGCGTCGCCGCGAATACCCGGTGGAACCACCCAGCGCGCCCGGCGAGTGGAACGGCCCGGTCCCTGGCTTCCTGGCGGTCTCTGCGCTGTAG
- a CDS encoding FAD-binding oxidoreductase: protein MIDSSAFLAFAAELLGPRGLTQDPDLLQPWLTDWRGRYTGRTLALASPASVAEVAALVRLCAAHGVPIVPQGGNSGMSGGATPDDTGAALLLSLRRMNAITRMDSAAREVTCEAGVVLQVLHSAAEAEGLRFPLTLGGKGSATIGGLISTNAGGTQVLRHGSMRAQVLGLQAVLADGSMFDTLTPLKKDNRGFDLKQLLIGSEGTLGIVTAATLRLVPALAARQVLWIGLPSIGAARELLLLAERLAGEVLEGFEVLPAHSLQAVLAHVPGTRSPLAGEHAWYALVELASGKEGADRLPVMAQDLLEQGFEADLIEDATIAANDTQAEQFWTLREEISASERAIGPAMQHDIAVPVARMADFIAEAVPLTEARFPGTSAIAFGHLGDGNVHYHVIAPAGSERAAWEAGEGKHISAFVHDLVTRWGGTISAEHGIGQLKADELVRLADPVHLAVLQAVKQALDPLGILNPGKLLPAGIAGRSVLAPASADL, encoded by the coding sequence ATGATTGATAGCTCCGCCTTCCTAGCCTTTGCTGCCGAATTGCTGGGGCCACGCGGGCTGACGCAGGATCCTGATCTGCTGCAGCCTTGGTTGACAGACTGGCGGGGTCGTTACACCGGCCGAACCCTCGCGCTTGCATCGCCGGCCAGTGTGGCGGAAGTCGCCGCCCTGGTGCGGCTCTGCGCCGCGCATGGCGTGCCGATCGTGCCGCAGGGCGGCAACAGCGGCATGTCCGGCGGCGCAACGCCTGACGATACGGGGGCAGCGCTGTTGCTGTCGCTGCGCCGCATGAACGCGATCACGCGCATGGACAGCGCTGCGCGGGAGGTGACGTGCGAGGCCGGCGTGGTGCTGCAGGTGCTGCACTCCGCTGCCGAGGCGGAGGGATTGCGGTTCCCGCTGACCTTGGGTGGGAAGGGCTCCGCCACGATCGGCGGGTTGATCTCCACCAACGCGGGCGGCACCCAGGTCCTGCGACACGGCTCGATGCGGGCACAGGTGCTTGGCCTGCAGGCTGTGCTGGCGGACGGATCGATGTTCGACACCTTAACCCCGCTGAAGAAGGACAATCGCGGCTTCGACCTCAAGCAGTTGTTGATCGGGTCGGAAGGGACTCTTGGGATCGTCACCGCCGCCACATTGCGGCTTGTGCCTGCCCTGGCGGCACGACAGGTCCTCTGGATTGGCCTACCATCCATCGGCGCTGCGCGCGAATTGCTGCTTCTGGCGGAGCGACTGGCGGGCGAGGTCCTGGAGGGATTTGAGGTCTTACCCGCCCACAGCCTGCAGGCGGTGCTGGCGCATGTGCCTGGAACCCGAAGCCCCTTGGCCGGGGAGCACGCCTGGTATGCGCTGGTGGAGCTCGCTTCGGGCAAAGAGGGTGCCGACCGGTTGCCGGTAATGGCGCAGGACCTGCTGGAACAAGGCTTCGAGGCCGACCTGATCGAGGATGCGACCATCGCCGCCAACGACACTCAGGCGGAGCAGTTCTGGACCTTGCGGGAAGAGATCAGCGCGTCGGAGCGTGCGATTGGCCCGGCCATGCAGCACGACATCGCCGTGCCCGTGGCGCGCATGGCCGACTTCATTGCCGAGGCGGTGCCGCTGACGGAGGCGCGCTTTCCCGGGACGAGCGCCATTGCCTTCGGTCATTTGGGCGATGGAAACGTGCACTATCATGTGATCGCTCCGGCCGGCAGCGAACGAGCGGCATGGGAGGCGGGCGAGGGCAAGCATATCAGTGCGTTCGTCCATGATCTGGTGACCCGATGGGGCGGCACCATCAGTGCCGAGCACGGTATCGGTCAGTTGAAGGCGGACGAACTGGTGCGACTGGCCGATCCGGTTCATCTGGCCGTGCTGCAAGCCGTCAAGCAGGCGCTTGATCCCCTTGGCATTCTCAACCCCGGCAAGCTGCTCCCGGCGGGGATCGCGGGGCGCAGCGTGCTTGCACCTGCCAGCGCCGACCTTTAA